One genomic region from Rosa rugosa chromosome 1, drRosRugo1.1, whole genome shotgun sequence encodes:
- the LOC133727497 gene encoding protein translocase subunit SECA1, chloroplastic-like isoform X1 — translation MAGRGTDIILGGNAEFMVRLREMLMPRVVKLTEGLSEKTSAEKVLEVNEKLFPCKLSNEKTKLAEEAVNLAVETWGQRLLTELEAEERLSYSCEKGPALDEVIYTPNLNYSTQSRCFLFLLECVKICLGDLSVSHEEVRIKVVE, via the exons ATGGCAGGTCGAGGAACAGACATAATCCTTGGTGGGAATGCAGAATTTATGGTGAGGTTGCGTGAGATGCTTATGCCAAG AGTTGTAAAACTAACTGAAGGACTCAGTGAAAAAACTTCTGCCGAAAAAGTCCTAGAAG TTAATGAAAAGCTATTTCCATGCAAACTGTCCAATGAAAAGACCAAGTTAGCTGAGGAAGCTGTGAATTTAGCTGTTGAAACTTGGGGTCAGAGATTATTGACGGAGCTAGAAGCAGAGGAGCGTCTTTCTTACTCTTGCGAAAAG GGACCTGCTTTGGATGAAGTGATATATACCCCAAATCTCAATTATTCAACTCAGTCCAG GTGCTTCCTCTTCTTATTAGAGTGTGTCAAAATTTGCCTTGGGGATTTGTCAGTGTCTCATGAAGAGGTGCGCATTAAAGTGGTTGAGTAG
- the LOC133727497 gene encoding protein translocase subunit SECA1, chloroplastic-like isoform X2, translating to MVRLREMLMPRVVKLTEGLSEKTSAEKVLEVNEKLFPCKLSNEKTKLAEEAVNLAVETWGQRLLTELEAEERLSYSCEKGPALDEVIYTPNLNYSTQSRCFLFLLECVKICLGDLSVSHEEVRIKVVE from the exons ATGGTGAGGTTGCGTGAGATGCTTATGCCAAG AGTTGTAAAACTAACTGAAGGACTCAGTGAAAAAACTTCTGCCGAAAAAGTCCTAGAAG TTAATGAAAAGCTATTTCCATGCAAACTGTCCAATGAAAAGACCAAGTTAGCTGAGGAAGCTGTGAATTTAGCTGTTGAAACTTGGGGTCAGAGATTATTGACGGAGCTAGAAGCAGAGGAGCGTCTTTCTTACTCTTGCGAAAAG GGACCTGCTTTGGATGAAGTGATATATACCCCAAATCTCAATTATTCAACTCAGTCCAG GTGCTTCCTCTTCTTATTAGAGTGTGTCAAAATTTGCCTTGGGGATTTGTCAGTGTCTCATGAAGAGGTGCGCATTAAAGTGGTTGAGTAG